The following coding sequences are from one Streptomyces sp. NBC_00536 window:
- a CDS encoding serine hydrolase domain-containing protein: MAVQVDGTVAAGWERVREEFEAFAAAEAVSPEAQLAVHHRGRRVVDLWAGEDTTADTLTGVYSITKGAAHLVVALLVQDGVLDLERPVSEYWPEFTGHGKERLTLRQLVSHQSGLINTPEGFTLDEIADDALIAARLAGAKPYWEPGTAYGYHAFVIGALTGEVVRRATGKTLAEVYEERIRAPYGLDLYIGLPAELEPRWKPVLPQVPTAEGLAALAGGPLPPELMETAFNWHVKPPMDLVAYANDPRVKSRGPASAGGVGTARGVAGMYAAAIGELAGRPALLKPETAAEVARLHTPGDDRVTPEKDHFGLGFERQPLVGPQAFGHCGAAGGLGFADPVTEVAYGYTRRRFGFPGGPAPENGPLTAAVMAAARAAVQG, encoded by the coding sequence ATGGCGGTACAGGTCGACGGAACGGTGGCGGCGGGCTGGGAGCGGGTGCGGGAGGAGTTCGAGGCCTTCGCCGCGGCCGAGGCGGTGTCCCCCGAGGCCCAGCTGGCCGTGCACCACAGGGGCCGCCGCGTCGTGGACCTGTGGGCGGGCGAGGACACCACGGCCGACACCCTGACCGGCGTCTACTCGATCACCAAGGGCGCGGCCCACCTGGTCGTGGCCCTGCTCGTGCAGGACGGCGTACTGGACCTGGAGCGTCCGGTGTCGGAGTACTGGCCGGAGTTCACCGGGCACGGCAAGGAGCGGCTGACCCTGCGCCAGCTGGTCTCGCACCAGTCCGGTCTGATCAACACGCCCGAGGGCTTCACCCTCGACGAGATCGCGGACGACGCGCTGATCGCGGCCCGGCTGGCCGGGGCGAAGCCGTACTGGGAGCCGGGGACGGCGTACGGCTACCACGCCTTCGTGATCGGCGCGCTGACCGGTGAGGTGGTGCGGCGGGCGACCGGGAAGACCCTGGCGGAGGTGTACGAGGAGCGGATCCGCGCGCCGTACGGGCTGGACCTGTACATCGGTCTCCCGGCGGAGCTGGAGCCGCGCTGGAAGCCGGTGCTGCCGCAGGTCCCGACGGCCGAGGGGCTGGCGGCGCTGGCGGGCGGCCCGCTGCCGCCGGAGCTGATGGAGACCGCGTTCAACTGGCACGTCAAGCCCCCGATGGACCTGGTGGCCTACGCCAACGACCCCCGGGTCAAGTCGCGGGGCCCCGCGTCGGCGGGCGGCGTCGGCACGGCGCGCGGCGTCGCGGGGATGTACGCGGCGGCGATCGGCGAGCTGGCGGGGCGGCCCGCGCTGCTGAAGCCGGAGACCGCGGCCGAGGTCGCGCGGCTCCACACCCCGGGTGACGACCGGGTGACGCCGGAGAAGGATCATTTCGGACTGGGCTTCGAACGGCAGCCGCTCGTCGGGCCGCAGGCCTTCGGGCACTGCGGTGCCGCGGGCGGTCTGGGCTTCGCCGATCCGGTGACCGAGGTGGCGTACGGGTACACGCGCCGCCGCTTCGGATTCCCGGGCGGCCCGGCTCCGGAGAACGGTCCGCTGACGGCGGCGGTGATGGCGGCGGCGCGGGCGGCCGTTCAGGGCTGA
- a CDS encoding polysaccharide deacetylase family protein → MERIAKRGARARIAVTAAAAAVAGTVWGVATLASPAHGPGDGHDHQNVSRQKDSPGGNSPGGDSPGGGAQDPADAAGRPGAGDAKPGGVPDTIAHASEAGGDAVNITIDDGPDPTWTPKVLEVLRKHGVKATFCMIGPQAKAHPGVVKQVVADGNRLCDHTMDHDIGMAKKAVEYQKQQILDAKKLIEDAAGGGAKVEYYRAPGGAFTPESRALAAAAGMRPLGWNVDTKDFKKPGTAAIVNAVKQELRSGPTVLFHDGGGNRAQTVEALDEVLSWLEEQGRPTGFPVRTAP, encoded by the coding sequence GCGTGGCGACGCTCGCGTCGCCCGCGCACGGTCCCGGGGACGGACACGACCACCAGAACGTCTCGCGGCAGAAGGACTCCCCGGGCGGGAACTCCCCGGGCGGAGACTCCCCGGGCGGGGGAGCGCAGGACCCCGCGGACGCCGCCGGACGGCCGGGCGCCGGCGACGCCAAGCCGGGCGGGGTCCCCGACACCATCGCGCACGCCTCGGAAGCGGGCGGCGACGCCGTCAACATCACCATCGACGACGGGCCCGACCCGACCTGGACCCCGAAGGTCCTGGAAGTGCTCCGCAAGCACGGGGTGAAGGCGACGTTCTGCATGATCGGGCCGCAGGCCAAGGCCCACCCCGGCGTGGTGAAGCAGGTCGTCGCGGACGGAAACCGGCTGTGCGACCACACCATGGACCACGACATCGGGATGGCCAAGAAGGCGGTGGAGTACCAGAAGCAGCAGATCCTGGACGCGAAGAAGCTCATCGAGGACGCGGCCGGGGGCGGCGCGAAGGTCGAGTACTACCGGGCGCCCGGCGGGGCGTTCACCCCCGAGAGCCGGGCGCTCGCGGCCGCCGCGGGGATGCGCCCGCTCGGCTGGAACGTCGACACGAAGGACTTCAAGAAGCCCGGCACCGCCGCGATAGTGAACGCGGTCAAGCAGGAACTGCGCTCCGGCCCGACCGTCCTCTTCCACGACGGCGGCGGCAACCGCGCGCAGACCGTCGAGGCCCTGGACGAGGTGCTGTCCTGGCTGGAGGAGCAGGGCCGCCCCACCGGCTTCCCGGTCCGCACCGCGCCCTGA
- a CDS encoding nuclear transport factor 2 family protein, translated as MTIAPAQLNDPAVRAFVTAVNAGDREAVFAVLTPDATMSDDGAERDLGEWTDKEIFGADGHMDVESQSPNGHALVVDYRNSTWGAMRTAWRFMVTDDGKISRFETGQA; from the coding sequence GTGACCATCGCCCCCGCCCAGCTGAACGACCCCGCCGTCCGCGCCTTCGTCACCGCCGTCAACGCGGGCGACCGGGAAGCGGTCTTCGCGGTCCTCACCCCCGACGCGACGATGTCCGACGACGGCGCGGAGCGCGACCTGGGGGAGTGGACCGACAAGGAGATCTTCGGCGCCGACGGCCACATGGACGTCGAATCCCAGTCCCCCAATGGGCACGCCCTCGTCGTGGACTACCGCAATTCCACCTGGGGCGCGATGCGGACCGCCTGGCGGTTCATGGTCACCGACGACGGCAAGATCAGCCGCTTCGAGACCGGCCAGGCCTGA
- a CDS encoding DUF192 domain-containing protein, with amino-acid sequence MARRWQDGPGTLGLPEGGAVALEIAASYRARTRGLLGRDGIGGDGAARALLLTPAGSVHTFGMRFAIDVAYLDRRLRVLAVRTMVPGRLGLPRVRSRHVLEAAAGAMAGWGLRPGVTVSVAAGGAEGWAASGAGGGAADPG; translated from the coding sequence ATGGCACGGCGCTGGCAGGACGGACCGGGCACGCTGGGCCTCCCGGAGGGCGGCGCGGTGGCGCTGGAGATCGCGGCGTCCTACCGCGCGCGGACCCGGGGGCTGCTCGGACGGGACGGCATCGGGGGCGACGGCGCCGCGCGGGCGCTGCTGCTGACCCCGGCCGGGAGCGTGCACACCTTCGGGATGCGCTTCGCCATCGACGTGGCCTACCTCGACCGGCGGCTGCGGGTGCTGGCGGTGCGCACGATGGTCCCGGGCCGCCTCGGGCTGCCGCGGGTGCGCTCGCGGCACGTGCTGGAGGCGGCGGCGGGGGCGATGGCGGGCTGGGGGCTGCGGCCGGGGGTGACGGTGAGCGTGGCCGCGGGCGGGGCTGAGGGTTGGGCTGCGAGTGGGGCCGGGGGCGGGGCCGCGGATCCGGGCTGA
- a CDS encoding extracellular solute-binding protein, which produces MRRRMFGTVTGVAVLGLLFPLAGCGSTAGGGGDDLTLQLVAAEYGDGPGTSSKAFWDKMSGDFTAAHPGVKVEVTLLPWADIDREVSKMVKAGKAPDMALMGGYSDFAAEGKLYSAEELLSVTAEANFLAPLAEAGSVGNTLYGLPFVASSRLLFFNQSLFTKAGVNAPRTWSDLKNAAKALKDKGVKFPYALPLGPEEAHAEAMIWELSNGGGYADSSGNYSLASDANVETFRWIKDNLVTPGLIGPVPPARLNRQDAFDAFLRGEVGMLNGYPSLLHEAKAKGISVGTVTMPVNDTLGSGETPPAAGVADWMMAFKQNGHRDQIGQFLDFVYQDKNLSDFAGRYHLLPSTISASRTPAGGGLDKGDEQFLTALRGAQLYPVNDPSWVTVSDTIKRNIGRAVDPSGDPKGVLEGIAEKAREDSKKH; this is translated from the coding sequence GTGCGACGAAGAATGTTCGGCACGGTCACCGGTGTGGCCGTGCTCGGTCTGCTCTTTCCACTGGCCGGTTGCGGTTCCACCGCAGGTGGCGGCGGGGACGACCTGACCCTCCAGCTGGTCGCCGCCGAATACGGTGACGGGCCGGGCACCAGCTCCAAGGCCTTCTGGGACAAGATGTCGGGCGATTTCACCGCCGCGCACCCCGGGGTCAAGGTCGAGGTCACGCTGCTGCCGTGGGCCGACATCGACCGCGAGGTCAGCAAAATGGTGAAGGCGGGCAAGGCCCCCGACATGGCCCTCATGGGCGGGTACTCCGACTTCGCGGCCGAGGGCAAGCTCTACTCGGCCGAGGAACTCCTGTCGGTCACCGCCGAGGCGAACTTCCTGGCGCCGCTGGCCGAAGCGGGCTCGGTCGGCAACACCCTCTACGGCCTGCCCTTCGTGGCGAGCAGCCGCCTGCTCTTCTTCAACCAGAGCCTGTTCACCAAGGCCGGGGTGAACGCCCCGCGGACCTGGTCGGACCTCAAGAACGCGGCCAAGGCGCTCAAGGACAAGGGCGTGAAGTTCCCGTACGCCCTCCCGCTCGGCCCCGAGGAGGCCCACGCGGAGGCGATGATCTGGGAGCTGAGCAACGGCGGCGGCTACGCCGACAGCAGCGGCAACTACAGCCTGGCCTCCGACGCGAACGTCGAGACCTTCCGCTGGATCAAGGACAACCTGGTCACCCCGGGCCTGATCGGTCCGGTGCCGCCCGCCCGGCTCAACCGCCAGGACGCCTTCGACGCGTTCCTGCGCGGTGAGGTCGGGATGCTCAACGGCTACCCGTCGCTGCTCCACGAGGCGAAGGCCAAGGGCATCAGCGTCGGCACGGTGACCATGCCGGTCAACGACACCCTGGGCAGCGGCGAGACCCCGCCGGCCGCCGGCGTCGCCGACTGGATGATGGCCTTCAAGCAGAACGGCCACCGCGACCAGATCGGCCAGTTCCTGGACTTCGTCTACCAGGACAAGAACCTCAGCGACTTCGCGGGCCGCTACCACCTGCTGCCCTCCACCATCTCGGCGTCCCGCACCCCGGCGGGCGGCGGCCTCGACAAGGGCGACGAGCAGTTCCTGACCGCCCTGCGCGGCGCGCAGCTCTACCCGGTCAACGACCCGTCCTGGGTGACCGTCAGCGACACCATCAAGCGCAACATCGGCCGCGCCGTGGACCCGTCCGGCGACCCGAAGGGCGTCCTGGAGGGCATCGCCGAGAAGGCCCGCGAGGACTCCAAGAAGCACTGA
- a CDS encoding isoprenyl transferase, with protein MNLRDLVYRLYARRVEGRIDHDAAPKHIGVILDGNRRWAKASGGTTEQGHQAGAEKISELLGWCDESDVEVVTLWMLSTDNLDRPENELGPLLTIIENTVRGLAADGRWRVHHVGNMDLLPSRTQSVLKEAEEATLDRGGILVNVAVGYGGRQEIADAVRSLLLEHASKGTSFEELAEILDIDHIAEHLYTRGQPDPDLVIRTSGEQRLSGFMLWQSAHSEYYFCEVFWPAFRKVDFLRALRDYAARHRRYGT; from the coding sequence GTGAATCTGCGCGACCTGGTGTACAGGCTCTACGCACGCCGGGTGGAGGGCCGCATCGACCATGACGCGGCGCCCAAGCACATCGGCGTCATCCTGGACGGCAACCGGCGCTGGGCCAAGGCCTCCGGCGGCACCACGGAGCAGGGCCACCAGGCCGGAGCCGAGAAGATCTCCGAGCTGCTCGGCTGGTGCGACGAGTCGGACGTCGAGGTCGTCACGCTGTGGATGCTCTCCACGGACAACCTCGACCGGCCCGAGAACGAACTCGGCCCGCTCCTGACGATCATCGAGAACACCGTGCGGGGCCTCGCCGCGGACGGACGCTGGCGGGTCCACCACGTCGGGAACATGGACCTGCTGCCCTCGCGCACGCAGTCCGTGCTCAAGGAGGCCGAAGAGGCCACCCTCGACCGCGGCGGAATACTGGTCAACGTCGCCGTCGGCTACGGCGGCCGCCAGGAGATCGCGGACGCGGTGCGCTCGCTGCTCCTGGAGCACGCCTCGAAGGGCACCTCCTTCGAGGAGCTGGCCGAGATCCTCGACATCGACCACATCGCCGAGCACCTCTACACGCGCGGCCAGCCCGACCCGGACCTCGTGATCCGCACCAGCGGCGAACAGCGGCTGTCCGGATTCATGCTCTGGCAGAGCGCCCATTCCGAGTACTACTTCTGCGAAGTCTTCTGGCCGGCCTTCCGGAAGGTGGACTTCCTGCGCGCCCTGCGCGACTACGCCGCACGTCACCGGCGCTACGGGACCTGA
- a CDS encoding SMI1/KNR4 family protein, with product MAENAQVKALEQIMSATHGADEDIDWPAAEAVWGTRFPADYVAFMGRFGAGTINGEAGILLPLPKPGPQWDPAEMAEETSNARALWAAEGGRAAFDVDPESILAWGVVGGADILCWLTTDPDPDRWPVLVCGRHTADVFAVYPYGMAEFLLRMCSDEFDMSPVGITFWDGEQLGFVHWRKAQRRWQEGRNPETGEPDPYAGDFTD from the coding sequence GTGGCAGAGAACGCGCAGGTCAAGGCGTTGGAACAGATCATGTCCGCGACACACGGGGCCGATGAGGACATCGACTGGCCCGCCGCCGAGGCGGTCTGGGGCACGCGCTTCCCCGCCGACTACGTCGCTTTCATGGGCCGTTTCGGCGCGGGCACCATCAATGGCGAGGCGGGCATCCTGCTGCCGCTGCCCAAGCCGGGGCCGCAGTGGGACCCGGCCGAGATGGCCGAGGAGACCTCGAACGCCCGCGCCCTGTGGGCGGCGGAGGGCGGCCGGGCCGCCTTCGACGTCGATCCGGAGTCGATCCTGGCCTGGGGCGTGGTCGGCGGCGCCGACATCCTGTGCTGGCTGACCACCGATCCCGACCCGGACCGCTGGCCGGTTCTGGTCTGCGGGCGGCACACCGCCGACGTCTTCGCCGTGTACCCGTACGGCATGGCCGAGTTCCTGCTGCGGATGTGCTCGGACGAGTTCGACATGAGTCCGGTCGGCATCACCTTCTGGGACGGCGAGCAGCTCGGCTTCGTGCACTGGCGCAAGGCCCAGCGGCGCTGGCAGGAGGGCCGCAACCCCGAGACGGGCGAGCCGGACCCGTACGCGGGCGACTTCACCGACTGA
- a CDS encoding AI-2E family transporter, with protein sequence MSKWAAWLGRLGRGLSQVEAKLDERRAEVEAENAEPAVVAPAPVPAPVAAAAVAQGAEPPAAPDPAAGRLRPDPVAVVPWGMRVAAEVSWRLLLVAGMLWVVMKVISEVRLVVLAFAAALLVTALLQPFVVRLRRLGLPRGLATAVTAILGFVIIGLVGWFVVWQVMENLDQLSARVRDGIEELKRWALNSPFHVTEQQINDIAKNLSDTIGTNTQEITSAGLQGVTVMVEILTGILLAMFSTLFLLYDGKKIWEWVLGLVPTPARAGVAGAGPRAWRTLTAYVRGTVIVALIDAIFIGLGLWFLDVTMAVPLAVFIFLFAFIPLVGAVISGALAVVVALVTQGPFTGLMVLAVVLAVQQIEGHVLQPFILGRAVRVHPLAVVLSVAAGGMIAGIGGAVVAVPLVAVTNTVVGYLRVYSREQDAQFGPGPHGATAVDRAAVQQGE encoded by the coding sequence ATGTCGAAGTGGGCAGCCTGGCTGGGCCGGCTCGGAAGAGGGCTGAGCCAGGTCGAGGCGAAGCTGGACGAGCGCCGGGCCGAGGTCGAGGCGGAGAACGCCGAACCGGCCGTCGTCGCACCGGCGCCCGTGCCCGCGCCGGTGGCCGCCGCCGCTGTCGCGCAGGGCGCCGAGCCGCCCGCCGCGCCCGACCCGGCCGCGGGGCGGCTGAGACCCGACCCGGTGGCCGTGGTGCCCTGGGGGATGCGGGTGGCCGCCGAGGTCAGCTGGCGGCTGCTGCTGGTCGCCGGAATGCTCTGGGTCGTCATGAAGGTGATCAGCGAAGTCCGGCTGGTCGTCCTCGCCTTCGCCGCGGCGCTCCTCGTCACCGCGCTGCTCCAGCCCTTCGTGGTCCGGCTGCGCCGACTGGGCCTGCCCCGCGGGCTGGCCACCGCCGTCACCGCCATCCTCGGCTTCGTGATCATCGGGCTGGTCGGCTGGTTCGTGGTGTGGCAGGTCATGGAGAACCTGGACCAGCTCTCGGCCCGGGTCCGCGACGGCATCGAAGAGCTGAAGCGCTGGGCGCTCAACAGCCCGTTCCATGTGACCGAGCAGCAGATCAACGACATCGCCAAGAACCTCAGCGACACCATCGGCACCAACACCCAGGAGATCACCTCCGCCGGGCTGCAGGGCGTCACGGTGATGGTCGAGATCCTGACGGGCATTCTGCTCGCCATGTTCTCCACCCTCTTCCTGCTGTACGACGGCAAGAAGATCTGGGAGTGGGTGCTCGGCCTCGTACCCACTCCCGCGCGCGCCGGGGTCGCGGGCGCCGGTCCGCGCGCCTGGCGCACCCTGACCGCCTACGTACGGGGCACGGTCATCGTGGCCCTCATTGACGCCATCTTCATCGGCCTCGGGCTGTGGTTCCTCGACGTGACGATGGCGGTCCCGCTGGCCGTCTTCATCTTCCTGTTCGCCTTCATCCCGCTGGTCGGCGCGGTGATCTCGGGCGCCCTCGCGGTGGTCGTGGCCCTGGTGACCCAGGGTCCGTTCACCGGCCTGATGGTGCTGGCCGTCGTACTCGCCGTCCAGCAGATCGAGGGGCACGTGCTGCAGCCGTTCATCCTGGGGCGGGCGGTACGGGTGCACCCGCTGGCCGTGGTGCTTTCGGTGGCCGCTGGTGGCATGATCGCGGGCATCGGGGGCGCTGTGGTCGCCGTACCGCTGGTCGCCGTCACCAACACGGTCGTCGGCTATCTGCGGGTGTATTCGCGGGAGCAGGACGCGCAGTTCGGTCCGGGCCCGCACGGGGCGACCGCCGTGGACCGGGCGGCGGTCCAACAGGGGGAGTAG
- a CDS encoding transglycosylase SLT domain-containing protein yields MSRISVRGFAVASATAVTTVGAVVGVATGDPQNSTNLETTASGATLLADIPTGEQAKVQNASLTQQADALSHAADTDAKRSVEEAARIQAAKDAKDKKSEAVAKEKSDAEAKAAKEREAKEQVASRSASRDASSFTPKSSYTISELKSIAAQIVPSGQLQCFSNIVDAESTWNYLAVNDSSGAYGLVQALPGSKMNSVASDWRTNPATQIQWGLNYMNERYGSPCSAWSFHQANDWY; encoded by the coding sequence GTGAGCCGCATCTCGGTCCGGGGATTCGCCGTGGCATCAGCCACCGCGGTCACCACCGTCGGCGCCGTCGTGGGTGTTGCCACAGGCGACCCCCAGAACTCGACCAACCTCGAGACGACCGCGTCGGGAGCGACTCTCCTCGCTGACATTCCCACGGGCGAGCAGGCCAAGGTGCAGAACGCCTCGCTGACGCAGCAGGCCGACGCCCTCTCGCACGCCGCCGACACCGACGCCAAGCGCTCGGTCGAGGAAGCGGCCCGCATCCAGGCCGCCAAGGACGCGAAGGACAAGAAGTCCGAGGCCGTGGCCAAGGAGAAGTCCGACGCCGAGGCGAAGGCCGCCAAGGAGCGCGAGGCGAAGGAGCAGGTGGCCAGCCGGTCCGCCAGCCGCGACGCCTCTTCCTTCACGCCGAAGAGCTCCTACACGATCTCCGAACTCAAGTCGATCGCGGCGCAGATCGTGCCCTCGGGCCAGCTCCAGTGCTTCTCGAACATCGTCGATGCCGAGTCCACCTGGAACTACCTGGCGGTCAACGACTCCTCGGGCGCCTACGGCCTGGTCCAGGCGCTCCCCGGGTCGAAGATGAACTCGGTCGCCTCCGACTGGCGCACCAACCCCGCCACGCAGATCCAGTGGGGCCTGAACTACATGAACGAGCGCTACGGCAGCCCGTGCAGCGCCTGGTCGTTCCACCAGGCCAACGACTGGTACTAG
- a CDS encoding PhoH family protein, with protein MVTSTKRRLPDRRTYVLDTSVLLADPNAISRFDEHEVVLPIVVITELEAKRHHPELGYFARQALRLLDDFRVRYGRLDAPIPLGDLGGTLRVELNHSDPGILPAGFRLGDNDSRILAVARNLQAEGYDVTVVSKDLPLRIKASSVGLIAEEYRAELAITDAGWTGMSEIALSGEQVDLLYSEDRLYVPEAAELPVHTGLVIQSERGKALGRVTPDGNVRLVKGDREAFGLHGRSAEQRIALDLLLDPEIGIISMGGRAGTGKSALALCAGLEAVLERRQHQKVMVFRPLYAVGGQDLGYLPGDAAEKMSPWAQAVFDTLSAVAGRDVIEEVLGRGMLEVLPLTHIRGRSLHDAFVIVDEAQSLERNVLLTVLSRIGANSRVVLTHDVAQRDNLRVGRYDGVVAVVEKLKGHPLFAHITLTRSERSPIAALVTEMLETL; from the coding sequence GTGGTGACCAGCACAAAGCGCCGCCTGCCCGACAGGCGGACCTACGTCCTCGACACCAGCGTCCTGCTGGCAGACCCCAACGCGATCTCCCGCTTCGACGAGCACGAGGTCGTGCTCCCGATCGTGGTGATCACCGAGCTGGAGGCCAAGCGGCACCATCCCGAACTCGGCTACTTCGCCCGGCAGGCGCTGCGCCTGCTCGACGACTTCCGCGTTCGCTACGGTCGCCTCGACGCCCCCATCCCGTTGGGCGATCTCGGCGGCACACTGCGTGTCGAGCTCAACCACTCCGATCCGGGCATCCTGCCCGCGGGCTTCCGGCTGGGGGACAACGATTCGCGGATCCTCGCGGTCGCCCGCAACCTGCAGGCCGAGGGGTACGACGTCACGGTCGTGTCGAAGGATCTCCCACTGCGCATCAAGGCCTCCTCCGTGGGGCTGATCGCCGAGGAGTACCGGGCGGAACTCGCCATCACCGATGCCGGCTGGACCGGCATGAGCGAGATCGCCCTCTCCGGCGAGCAGGTGGACCTCCTCTACTCCGAGGACCGGCTGTACGTCCCCGAGGCCGCGGAACTGCCCGTGCACACCGGGCTGGTCATCCAGTCCGAGCGCGGCAAGGCGCTGGGCCGGGTCACGCCGGACGGCAACGTACGGCTCGTGAAGGGGGACCGCGAGGCCTTCGGGCTGCACGGCCGCAGCGCCGAGCAGCGCATCGCGCTCGACCTGCTCCTCGACCCCGAGATCGGGATCATCTCGATGGGCGGCCGGGCCGGCACCGGAAAGTCGGCGCTCGCGCTCTGCGCGGGCCTGGAGGCGGTGCTGGAGCGCCGCCAGCACCAGAAGGTGATGGTCTTCCGGCCGCTGTACGCGGTGGGCGGCCAGGACCTCGGCTACCTCCCCGGCGACGCGGCCGAGAAGATGAGCCCCTGGGCCCAGGCGGTGTTCGACACCCTCTCGGCGGTGGCCGGGCGCGATGTCATCGAAGAGGTGCTGGGCCGGGGGATGCTGGAGGTGCTCCCGCTCACCCACATCCGGGGCCGCTCGCTGCACGACGCCTTCGTGATCGTGGACGAGGCCCAGTCGCTGGAGCGCAACGTCCTGCTCACCGTGCTGTCCCGGATCGGGGCGAACAGCCGGGTCGTCCTGACCCATGACGTCGCCCAGCGGGACAACCTGCGGGTCGGCCGGTACGACGGAGTGGTGGCCGTGGTCGAGAAGTTGAAGGGCCATCCGCTCTTCGCCCACATCACGCTCACCCGGTCCGAGCGCTCGCCCATCGCCGCCCTCGTGACGGAGATGCTCGAAACCCTCTGA
- the mgrA gene encoding L-glyceraldehyde 3-phosphate reductase, producing the protein MTDTNPYRAEPSRYDSMEYRRSGRSGLKLPAISLGLWHNFGDDTSLESQRSILRRAFDLGVTHFDLANNYGPPPGSAELNFGKIFARDFASHREELVLSTKAGYLMHAGPYGEWGSRKYLLGSLDASLKRMGVDYVDIFYSHRFDPQTPLEETMGALASAVRQGKALYVGVSSYTAEQTAEAVRILREMGVRPLIHQPSYSMINRWTEEDGLLDTLEEAGMGCISFAPLAQGLLTGKYLKGIPEGSRATQGKSLNPALLSEDVVRRLNGLNGIAERRGQSLSQLALNWVLRDERMTSALIGASSVKQLEENVAALTGPALSEHELKEIDSFAVSTPGANIWAQRG; encoded by the coding sequence GTGACTGATACCAATCCCTATCGGGCAGAGCCCTCGCGCTACGACTCCATGGAGTACCGGCGCTCGGGGCGCAGCGGCCTGAAGCTCCCCGCGATCTCCCTCGGACTGTGGCACAACTTCGGGGACGACACGTCCCTGGAGTCCCAGCGGTCGATCCTGCGGCGGGCCTTCGACCTCGGCGTGACCCACTTCGACCTGGCCAACAACTACGGACCGCCGCCCGGCTCCGCCGAGCTGAACTTCGGCAAGATCTTCGCCCGGGACTTCGCGTCCCACCGCGAGGAGCTGGTGCTCTCCACCAAGGCCGGCTACCTCATGCACGCGGGTCCCTACGGCGAGTGGGGCAGCCGGAAGTACCTGCTCGGCTCCCTCGATGCCTCGCTGAAGCGGATGGGCGTCGACTACGTCGACATCTTCTACTCGCACCGCTTCGACCCGCAGACCCCGCTGGAGGAGACCATGGGCGCGCTCGCGTCCGCGGTCCGGCAGGGCAAGGCGCTGTACGTCGGCGTCTCCTCCTACACGGCGGAGCAGACGGCCGAGGCCGTGCGGATCCTCCGGGAGATGGGGGTGCGCCCGCTGATCCACCAGCCCTCGTACTCCATGATCAACCGCTGGACGGAGGAGGACGGACTGCTGGACACCCTGGAGGAGGCCGGCATGGGCTGCATCTCCTTCGCGCCGCTGGCCCAGGGCCTGCTGACCGGCAAGTACCTCAAGGGCATCCCGGAGGGCTCGCGGGCCACCCAGGGCAAGTCCCTGAACCCGGCCCTGCTCTCCGAGGACGTGGTCCGGCGGCTCAACGGGCTGAACGGCATCGCGGAGCGGCGCGGGCAGTCGCTCTCGCAGCTGGCGCTGAACTGGGTGCTGCGCGACGAGCGGATGACCTCGGCACTGATCGGCGCGTCCAGCGTGAAACAGCTGGAGGAGAACGTGGCCGCGCTGACGGGTCCCGCGCTCTCGGAGCATGAGCTGAAGGAGATCGATTCCTTCGCGGTCTCGACGCCCGGGGCCAACATCTGGGCCCAGCGGGGATGA
- a CDS encoding A24 family peptidase: MGVVVIILAAGYGVAAGLLLPRAVYRFGAPPGEPWRSSCPQGHPLGGGPRGWLGPARCSGRRYGPRATRTAVLGALVCAALAAAAGARPETAVFVALAPVPLLLALVDLAVHRLPDVLTLPLAAAVAGLLGVAAALPGAAGSWRLALLGGGALGAGYLVLFVINPAGLGFGDVKLALPLGVALGWYGWGVWAAGAFLGFLYGALYGLALVLRGRARGQDPFPFGPFMAAGALTGMLLGGLGA; the protein is encoded by the coding sequence ATGGGCGTGGTCGTGATCATCCTTGCCGCCGGGTACGGCGTGGCCGCCGGGCTGCTCCTGCCCCGGGCCGTCTACCGGTTCGGCGCCCCGCCGGGGGAGCCGTGGCGGTCGAGCTGCCCGCAGGGCCACCCGCTGGGCGGCGGGCCGCGCGGCTGGCTGGGGCCGGCGCGCTGCTCCGGCCGCCGCTACGGGCCGCGCGCCACCCGTACGGCCGTACTCGGCGCGTTGGTCTGCGCGGCGCTGGCCGCGGCCGCCGGGGCCCGGCCGGAAACCGCGGTCTTCGTCGCGCTGGCGCCCGTACCGCTCCTGCTCGCCCTGGTGGACCTGGCCGTGCACCGGCTGCCCGACGTACTGACCCTGCCGCTGGCCGCCGCGGTGGCCGGGCTGCTCGGGGTGGCGGCCGCGCTGCCCGGCGCCGCCGGGTCCTGGCGGCTCGCGCTGCTGGGCGGGGGCGCGCTCGGGGCGGGGTACCTGGTGCTGTTCGTCATCAACCCGGCCGGGCTCGGCTTCGGGGACGTCAAGCTCGCGCTCCCCCTCGGGGTCGCTCTTGGGTGGTACGGGTGGGGGGTATGGGCGGCGGGGGCCTTCCTGGGCTTCCTCTACGGCGCCCTGTACGGCCTCGCCCTTGTGCTGCGGGGCCGGGCGCGGGGCCAAGACCCTTTCCCCTTCGGCCCTTTCATGGCGGCCGGCGCGCTCACCGGAATGCTCCTCGGCGGCCTCGGAGCGTAA